The following coding sequences are from one Ficedula albicollis isolate OC2 chromosome 14, FicAlb1.5, whole genome shotgun sequence window:
- the MRPL28 gene encoding 39S ribosomal protein L28, mitochondrial, with protein MRTLDLIDAAFGFDFYILKTPKADMCSKLGMDLKRTMLLRLARRDPQLHPNDPARREAIYDKYKEFVIPEEEAEWVGLSLEEAIEKQRLLEKKDPVPLFKVYAEELVSQLKEQQQAVQKQ; from the exons ATGCGCACGCTCGACCTCATCGACGCCGCTTTCGGCTTCGACTTCTACATCCTGAAG ACTCCCAAAGCTGACATGTGCTCCAAGCTGGGGATGGATTTGAAGCGGACGATGCTGCTGCGCCTGGCCCGGCGGGATCCCCAGCTGCATCCCAACGATCCAGCCAGGAGAGAGGCCATCTATGACAAGTACAAG GAATTTGTGATCCCAGAAGAAGAAGCTGAATGGGTTGGCTTGAGTTTGGAAGAAGCCATAGAAAAACAGAGGCTCCTGGAAAAAAAG GACCCTGTCCCCCTCTTCAAGGTGTATGCTGAAGAGCTTGTCAGCCAGCTGAAAGAACAGCAACAGGCAGTGCAGAAACAGTAG